One window of the Pseudokineococcus lusitanus genome contains the following:
- a CDS encoding RecQ family ATP-dependent DNA helicase: protein MSSEQGGGAGRRGGRSTTGAAAQREVVEAAVEEVLGEGAELRPAQARALAALEHADTLLVARSGAGKTAVYQVASRVAGGLTLVVSPLIALQRDQARTLVEGGQRAEVLNSTLSAARRRDVLRRAVEGDLDLLLLAPEQLVREQTAEALAGADVRLLVVDEAHVVSDWGHDFRPDFLQVGAAARRLGADRVLALTATASPAVRRDVVERLGLRDAEVVVDDVDRPNIHLAVRAAEDAHARALVVADEVAAACGAGTGEDDTDDDARPDRPAGGCGIVYVQTRAEVDELAVLLERRGLEPLRYHGGLPAAERSRVGDAFLEGERDLVVATSAFGMGVDRADVRFVVHSGPAPSLDAYYQEVGRAGRDGEPAWALLVHTGTDTSLGRLYAAGGGPKRATIRAVVPALQAAGAEGLTRAELAEQADVSPRTLSRTLGALTQVGVVSAGQGGRSVWVDGDETGTQIADRVEAEKERRRRLDESAVEMVERYAGTDDCRRRLLLELLGEEHPERCGACDSCDAGTARDVEDAGWHGGQRVHHGRFGDGVVASVDTNTVTVLFEDEGYKTLGVRLVEEHDLLESA, encoded by the coding sequence AGGCCCGCGCGCTGGCGGCGCTCGAGCACGCGGACACCCTCCTCGTCGCCCGCTCGGGCGCCGGCAAGACGGCGGTCTACCAGGTGGCCAGCCGGGTGGCGGGCGGTCTCACGCTCGTCGTCTCGCCCCTCATCGCCCTGCAGCGCGACCAGGCCCGCACGCTCGTCGAGGGCGGCCAGCGGGCGGAGGTCCTCAACAGCACGCTGTCGGCGGCCCGCCGACGGGACGTGCTCCGGCGCGCCGTCGAGGGCGACCTCGACCTCCTGCTCCTCGCCCCCGAGCAGCTCGTCCGCGAGCAGACGGCGGAGGCCCTGGCCGGGGCGGACGTGCGGCTCCTCGTCGTCGACGAGGCGCACGTCGTCAGCGACTGGGGCCACGACTTCCGTCCCGACTTCCTCCAGGTGGGCGCCGCCGCACGGCGTCTCGGCGCGGACCGGGTGCTGGCCCTCACGGCGACGGCGTCGCCGGCGGTGCGGCGCGACGTCGTCGAGCGGCTCGGTCTCCGGGACGCCGAGGTCGTCGTCGACGACGTCGACCGCCCCAACATTCACCTGGCCGTCCGGGCGGCCGAGGACGCGCACGCCCGGGCGCTCGTCGTCGCCGACGAGGTGGCGGCCGCCTGCGGCGCCGGGACCGGCGAGGACGACACCGACGACGACGCGCGGCCCGACCGCCCGGCGGGCGGCTGCGGCATCGTCTACGTGCAGACGCGGGCCGAGGTCGACGAGCTGGCGGTGCTCCTCGAGCGCCGCGGCCTGGAGCCGCTGCGGTACCACGGCGGTCTTCCCGCGGCCGAGCGGTCGCGGGTCGGCGACGCCTTCCTCGAGGGGGAGCGCGACCTCGTCGTCGCCACGAGCGCGTTCGGCATGGGCGTGGACCGGGCGGACGTCCGCTTCGTCGTCCACAGCGGGCCGGCCCCCTCGCTCGACGCGTACTACCAGGAGGTCGGGCGGGCCGGCCGCGACGGCGAGCCGGCGTGGGCCCTGCTCGTGCACACCGGGACCGACACCTCGCTCGGGCGCCTCTACGCCGCCGGCGGCGGGCCGAAGCGGGCCACGATCCGCGCGGTCGTGCCGGCGCTGCAGGCGGCGGGGGCCGAGGGGCTGACGCGGGCGGAGCTGGCGGAGCAGGCCGACGTCTCGCCGCGGACGCTCTCCCGCACGCTGGGCGCGCTGACCCAGGTCGGCGTCGTCTCCGCGGGGCAGGGCGGACGCAGCGTGTGGGTCGACGGCGACGAGACCGGGACCCAGATCGCCGACCGGGTGGAGGCGGAGAAGGAGCGCCGGCGCCGTCTCGACGAGTCCGCGGTCGAGATGGTCGAGCGCTACGCCGGCACGGACGACTGCCGCCGTCGCCTGCTGCTGGAGCTCCTCGGCGAGGAGCACCCCGAGCGGTGCGGTGCCTGCGACAGCTGCGACGCCGGCACCGCCCGCGACGTCGAGGACGCCGGCTGGCACGGCGGCCAGCGCGTGCACCACGGCCGTTTCGGCGACGGGGTCGTGGCGTCCGTCGACACGAACACGGTGACGGTCCTCTTCGAGGACGAGGGCTACAAGACGCTGGGCGTGCGCCTCGTCGAGGAGCACGACCTGCTCGAGAGCGCCTGA
- a CDS encoding YfcE family phosphodiesterase produces MRLVLLADTHLPVRAKVLPDEVLAAVVSADLVVHAGDWVDEAALDDLLAASRLLLACWGNNDGAGLRARLPEVGRAVVAGVRLEVVHETGGKDGREARCDAAHPGADVLVFGHSHIPWDTTTPGGRRLLNPGSPTDRRRQPRCTYLTATAADGALVDVALHDLPLRTAARRATATA; encoded by the coding sequence CTGCGGCTGGTCCTGCTCGCCGACACCCACCTGCCGGTGCGCGCGAAGGTGCTGCCCGACGAGGTCCTCGCGGCCGTCGTCAGCGCCGACCTCGTCGTCCACGCGGGGGACTGGGTCGACGAGGCCGCGCTGGACGACCTCCTCGCGGCGAGCCGGCTCCTGCTGGCCTGCTGGGGGAACAACGACGGCGCGGGACTGCGGGCGCGGCTCCCCGAGGTGGGCCGGGCGGTCGTCGCCGGCGTCCGGCTCGAGGTGGTCCACGAGACCGGTGGCAAGGACGGCCGGGAGGCACGGTGCGACGCCGCGCACCCCGGGGCGGACGTCCTCGTCTTCGGGCACAGCCACATCCCGTGGGACACGACGACGCCCGGCGGTCGCCGGCTGCTCAACCCGGGGTCGCCCACCGACCGGCGCCGGCAGCCCCGCTGCACCTACCTCACGGCCACGGCCGCCGACGGCGCGCTCGTCGACGTCGCGCTGCACGACCTCCCGCTGCGGACGGCCGCCCGGCGCGCGACCGCCACGGCCTGA